From a single Saimiri boliviensis isolate mSaiBol1 chromosome 7, mSaiBol1.pri, whole genome shotgun sequence genomic region:
- the KCNJ8 gene encoding ATP-sensitive inward rectifier potassium channel 8 codes for MLARKSIIPEEYVLARIAAENLRKPRIRDRLPKARFIAKSGACNLAHKNIREQGRFLQDIFTTLVDLKWRHTLVIFTMSFLCSWLLFAIMWWLVAFAHGDIYAYMEKSGMEKSGLESTVCVTNVRSFTSAFLFSIEVQVTIGFGGRMMTEECPLAITVLILQNIVGLIINAVMLGCIFMKTAQAHRRAETLIFSRHAVIAVRNGKLCFMFRVGDLRKSMIISASVRIQVVKKTTTPEGEVVPIHQLDIPVDNPIESNNIFLVAPLIICHVIDKRSPLYDISATDLANQDLEVIVILEGVVETTGITTQARTSYIAEEIQWGHRFVSIVTEEEGVYSVDYSKFGNTVKVAAPRCSARELDEKPSILIQTLQKSELSHQNSLRKRNSMRRNNSMRRNNSIRRNNSSLIVPKVQFMTPEGNQNTSES; via the exons ATGTTGGCCAGAAAGAGTATCATCCCGGAGGAGTATGTGCTGGCGCGCATCGCCGCGGAGAACCTGCGCAAACCGCGCATCCGAGACCGCCTTCCGAAAGCCCGCTTCATCGCTAAGAGCGGGGCCTGCAACCTGGCTCACAAGAATATCCGTGAGCAAGGACGCTTCCTGCAGGACATCTTCACCACCTTGGTGGACCTGAAATGGCGCCACACGCTGGTCATCTTTACCATGTCCTTCCTCTGCAGCTGGCTGCTCTTCGCTATCATGTGGTGGCTGGTGGCCTTTGCCCATGGGGACATCTATGCTTACATGGAGAAAAGTGGAATGGAGAAAAGTGGTTTGGAGTCCACTGTGTGTGTGACTAATGTCAG GTCTTTcacctctgcttttctcttctccattGAAGTTCAAGTGACCATTGGGTTTGGAGGGAGGATGATGACAGAGGAGTGCCCTTTGGCCATCACGGTTTTGATTCTGCAGAATATTGTGGGTTTGATCATCAATGCAGTCATGTTAGGCTGTATTTTCATGAAAACAGCTCAGGCTCACAGAAGAGCAGAAACTTTGATTTTCAGCCGCCATGCTGTGATTGCTGTCCGAAATGGCAAGCTGTGCTTCATGTTCCGAGTGGGTGACCTGAGGAAAAGCATGATCATTAGTGCCTCCGTGCGCATCCAGGTGGTCAAGAAAACAACTACACCTGAAGGTGAGGTAGTGCCTATTCACCAGCTGGACATTCCTGTTGATAACCCAATCGAGAGCAATAACATTTTCCTGGTGGCCCCTTTGATCATCTGCCACGTGATTGACAAGCGCAGCCCCCTGTATGACATCTCAGCAACTGACCTGGCCAACCAAGACCTGGAGGTCATAGTTATCCTGGAAGGAGTGGTTGAAACTACTGGTATCACCACACAAGCACGAACCTCCTACATTGCTGAGGAGATCCAGTGGGGCCACCGCTTTGTGTCCATTGTGACGGAGGAAGAAGGAGTATATTCTGTGGATTACTCCAAATTTGGCAACACTGTTAAAGTAGCTGCTCCACGGTGCAGTGCCCGAGAGCTGGATGAGAAGCCTTCCATTCTTATTCAGACCCTCCAAAAGAGTGAACTGTCCCATCAAAATTCTCTGAGGAAGCGCAATTCCATGAGAAGAAACAATTCCATGAGGAGGAACAATTCTATCCGAAGGAACAACTCTTCCCTCATTGTACCAAAGGTGCAATTTATGACTCCAGAAGGAAATCAAAACACGTCGGAATCATGA